The Clostridia bacterium DNA segment GATCGAGAACGACGTGCAGATCGTAATGGGTAAAGGTGAACGCCTGGCGATCGACGGCCCACGCCGCCTGTGTGCAGCAGGCAAACAGGACAACGGCGGCGAGCAGGCGGGCTTTCACGATGCGGAAGCAGGCGCGAGCGCTCATTTCTTCTCTTTGCTTTTCTTTGCTCCCGTGCGGCGCTGGCGTCCCACTTCATACATCACGATGCCGCCGGCAACCGAGACGTTCAGCGAGGAAACCTGTCCTGCCATTGGCAGCGAGATGAGCATGTCGCACTTCTTGCGGACGAGTTCGTGCAGGCCCTTGCCTTCAGCACCCACCACGAGCGCGCAATCCATGTTGTAGTCCACCTCGTCGTAGCTCTGGGTAGCGCGTTCGTCCAGGCCTACGGTCCACACGTTGCGGTCTTTAAGTTCCTCAAGCGTGCGTGCGATGTTGACCACGCGGGCTACGGAGATGTGCTCCGAGGCACCGGCCGAGGCTTTCACGACTGCGCCGGTGACTCCGGCTGCACGGCGCTCGGGAATGATGACACCGTCAACGCCCGCACCGTCCGCCGAGCGCAACAGCGCGCCGAGGTTGTGAGGATCTTCAACGCCGTCGAGCACGAGCAGGAACGCGTACTTGCCGGCCTTGTTTTCCAGCATCTGGTCCACATCCGCGTACTTCTTGCGGGATGTGACGGCCATAACTCCCTGGTGGCCGCTGGTCTGCGTGGTGCGGTCGATCTCCTCGCGCGGAACGAATCGCACCGACACGCCGGAAGCGCGGCAGTCGTCGATGATCCTCTGCACGCGTGGATCGGTGCGGTCGCGTGATACGGCAACATAGTCGAAATTCCGTTCGCGAGATTTCAGCGCCTCGCTGACGGAGTGGATTCCATATATGACGTCGCTCATTGGTACTCTAGTTTACGTCAGATGGCCTCTGCAGTCCGCATTGCGCAACAACCAGATCGCACAGACCACTCCGGTGATGATATGTACGTTGCTTTGTTACACTGATCGCAAGTCGTGTCCCGTCACCTTCTCACCTTGGACGGCGTTTCCGGAGGTCCCAATCTTGCAGCGTGGAGCGGTATACATTATCTCCGCTGTACGAACGCCCATCGGCAAATTCGGCGGCTCGCTCGCGAAGATGACAGCCGCGGATATGGGCGTCGTAGCCGCAACGGCTGCCATCGAACGCGCCGGAGTGGAACCAGCGCAGATCGAGCAGACCATTTTCGGCAACGCTCGTCAGGCTGGGGGCGGTCCCAACCCCGCACGGCAGATTTCAATCGGCAGCAACATTCCGGAAACCGTGCCGGCTTTCACGGTGAACATGGCTTGCGCAAGCGGCATGAAGGCGATTGCGCTCGGCTATGACGAAATCGCGAACGGAACTCTGCAATGCGTCCTGACCGGCGGCACCGAATCTATGTCGCGCTTGCCCTACTATCTTGACGGGGCGCGCTGGGGTTATCGGCTCGGCAACCAGGAACTGGTGGACGGAATGTATCGCGACGGGTTCTTCTGCCCGATGTCGAAACTGCTCATGGGTGAGACTGCCGAAGTCCTGGCCCAGCAATACGCCATAACGCGCGAGGAACAGGACAAGTTCGCCCTCTGTTCACAGCAGCGCGCGGAGCACGCTATCAACACTGGCCGCTTCGATGAAGAGGTCGTAGCTGTAACGTTTGAGACCAAGAACGGCGTGTTCACGCTCTCACGCGATGAGCATCCGTTTGCGGGCTCCAGCCTGGAGAAACTGGCCAAACTGCCACCGGTGTTTTCGGAGACCGGCACCATCAGCGCGGGAAATTCCAGCGGTATTACCGACGGCGCAGCCGCTATCGTCCTCGCCTCCGAAGGGTTCGTGCGCGAGCACGATCTGAGGCCGCTGGCGCGCATCGTGGCCGCGACCTCCGCGGGGGTGAATCCGCGCATCATGGGGCTCGGGCCCGTACCGGCGATCAGAAAGCTCAAAGAGAAATGCGGCCTCAAGCTGAATGACTTTGATCTTGTCGAACTGAACGAAGCATTCGCCGCGCAGGTGCTCGCCTGCGATCGAGAACTGCACTTCGACCACGAGCGCCTGAACGTAAACGGAGGCGCGATCGCGCTCGGACATCCCATTGGCTGCACCGGCACGCGAATCACCGTCACGCTGTTGCACGAAATGCTGAAGCGCGGATCCAGACGCGGCCTGGCGACTCTATGCGTAAGCGGCGGCCTTGGCATGGCGCTGGCAGTGGAAAGCTGCTGAGTAAGAGGCTGAACTGCTGAGCCATCCGAGGTATATGAAGTAGGTCGCTGAAGCACGTCGCGGCTCTCCACTCTGGTCCGCTCTTTTCCACAACGTACCTTGCCGCTATACTCGTTTGACCAACAGAAGGTGAAGAGCATGGCGTTATCGGTTGTCATCGTGGACGACGAGCAGCTTGCACGCGACGAACTCGCGTACCTGCTAACTTCCGTAACCGATGTTGACGTAGTGGCGCAGGGTAAGAACGGCGTAGAGGCCGTCAACATTATCCGCGAGTTTTCGCCGGATGTCGTATTCCTTGACGTGCAGATGCCGGGCCTCGATGGCTTCGGTGTCATCAAGAAGCTGCTCGACCGCAAGGTTCCGATGCCGCAGATCGTCTTCACTACCGCTTTCGACCAATACGCCGTTAAGGCGTTTGAAGTGAATGTCGTCGATTACCTGCTGAAGCCAATCGACAAGAAGCGCGTGGAACTCGCCATTGAGAAGGCGCGCAAGAACCTGGAGCCGGCCGCGTCTCCGAATGACAAGTTGGAGACGCTGGTTCGAATGCTCGAACAGCAGAAGCCTCAGACATCGAAGGTTCTGCTCAAGGCGGGCGGGCGTCTTTTCCTGGTGGACCAGAAGGACATCTGCTATGCCTCCATCGAAGACGGCGTCATCACGGTTGTCGCTCACTCCATGGAAGGGCAGTCGAATTGCCGTACGCTCGAAGAGCTGTTGGCGTCATTGGACCCCGCACTCTTCTGGCGTGCACACCGCTCCTATCTGGTGAACATCAACCGGATTAAGGAAGTAGTGCCGTGGTTCAAGAGTTCCTACCAGATTCGCATGGACGACCGTAAGCAGACCGAAATCCCCGTGAGCCGCGCGCAGACCAGGCGTCTCCGCGACCTCTTCGGGCTGTAGTAGCGCTTGCAGTCATACGAGCGCGTAACTCGCATCACTGCCGCAATCCGCTGATGCGGATTCACTGCACTATTCGTGATACAAATCTCGTCTCCCCCTGAATTGAGGCGCTATGCGTTCGAAGGCCTTGTGTGTCGCACTTCTGGTGTCTCTGCTAGTTTTGTTCTCTGCTCCGCCCTGCAGGTCGCAGGAGAAGTTGACAGTGGAAGACTTGGTGGCGCGGCATCTGGAATCGATCGGTTCAGCGAAGCAGCGCAGCGACGCAAAATCGCGCACGGCCGAGGGGCGCGCCAAAGTGGATTCCATTCTCGCGGCCAGCACACACCTGGAAGGCCAGGCTGCAATGTTCTCCTCCGGCAGAAAATCTAAGACCGTCATTCGCTTCGGCGCACGGGACTACCCTGGCGAACAGTTTGTGTTCGATGGCTCCACGATCAAGGTGGCCTTGACTGGCGTAAACACCCGGTCCTCACTTGGCGACTTTGTCAATCGCGAGCAGGCATTGCTCAAAGAAGGGCTGCTCGGCGGATCGCTATTCACATCCTGGGCGTTGCTCGACCTGCCTGGGCGGAAAGCACAGTTGAGGTATGAGGGGTTAAAGAAGGTGGATGGCCGCGAATTGCATCGGCTGGACTACATTCCGAAGAAGTCTGGCGATGCCTCAATCCATCTCTATTTCGAGCAGGATACGTTCCGGCATGTAAAAACCGAATACCTGTTGCGAGTCGATGCGCCGATGGGCAGGGCATCGATAGCTGGCAGGGAGTCGCTGGCCAGCCGGCAAACTGTGCACACGGAGGCGACGAAGTTTCGGCTGGAGGAATGGTTCGACGATTTCCGGCAGATTGATGCACTTACGCTGCCGGTGCACTGGCGGCTTCGTATGACGATCGAGCCGGCGGCAACCGCTATGCTTGAGTGGGACATCAAGCTCGCTCAGATCGCGACCAATCCGCCGGTCGACGAAAAGTCCATTTTCTAAGTCTTCCTTCTTAATCTCCGCGGGGCAGCCTGCGCTCACACCGGCTGCCCAGTTTTCCTCCCTCACTCCCCCATCTCAGAGATGCCCTGGCGGCTGTATAATTCTGCTTTCCGACCATCATGAAAGCTTACGTGTACGTTTCGCTGAAGAAGAGCGTGCTTGACCCTCAGGGCAAGACAATTCAGGGCGCGCTAACGAAAATGGGCTACAAGGGCGTTGGTGACATCCGCCAGGGAAAGTACTTCGAACTGACCCTCGACGGCAGTCTCGAGCGCGACAAGGCCCGAGCAGAGATCGAGCGCATTGCGCGCGAGGTTCTCACCAACCCCGTCATAGAGGATTTCCGCTACACGATTGAGGAGTAGCCGAATCCACGAGCAAAATCCTGAGAATCGGGACGGCCCCACGGGCAATCTAATGAAGCGGGTATGAAGCGGGTACTTACCCACGAATCTCCGAAACAAAGCGTTCGTGCCGTCCGGTACGAACGCAACAGGGGGAGTTCCAAGTGTGCGGAATTGTTGGTTACGTAGGTAAGAAGCGCGTCGTCCCCGTCATCCTCGATGGACTGAAACGGCTTGAATATCGCGGCTATGACTCTGCCGGGATCGCCGTCGCCGGGAACGGCGCCGGTCTACAGATTCGCCGCGCAGAGGGAAAGCTCCGCAACCTGGAAGAGGTAATCCGCCTCAAGCCGCTCGACGGCACGTATGGCATTGGCCACACACGCTGGGCCACGCACGGGCGTCCGACGGAAGAGAACGCGCATCCGCACCGCGATTGCAGCGGCAAGATCGTGGTGGTGCACAACGGCATCGTCGAAAACTACATGCAGCTCAAGAAGAAGCTGCGCGAAGAAGGCCACAAGTTCTCGACCGAAACCGACACCGAAGTTATCGCCCACCTGGTCGAGAAGTACCTCATCACAGACAACGGCGATCACAAGGTCACGCTCGAAGAAGCGGTGCGCAAGACCGTCCGTCAGCTAACGGGCGTCTTCGCACTGGCGGTCATCTTCGTCGATGACCCGAACAAGATCGTGGCGGCACGCAATGGCCCTCCTGCTGTCATCGGCCTTGGCAAAGACGAGTACTTCGTCGCCTCCGACGTACCGGCGATCCTGTATCACACGCGCGATCTGTTTTTCCTCGGCGATGGCGACCTCGCGGTCATTACGCCTGAAGGCGTGCAGCTTACCGATTTCGACGGCAAGTCGATCACTCGCCAGGTGCAGCACATAACCTGGGACCCGATCATGGCGGAAAAGGGCGGCTTTAAGCACTTCATGCTCAAGGAGATTTATGAGCAGCCGCGCGCCGTGCGTGATACCTGGCTGGGCCGCCTATCGCAGGAGTCCGGCAAAGTTTTCCTCGAGGAAATGGAGATTACCGAGGCCGAGTTCAAGCAGGTGCGCAACATTCAAATAGCAGCCTGCGGAACCAGTTGGCATGCGGCGCTGGCCGGGAAGTTCATGATCGAGCGCCTCGCAAAGGTGCCCGTGGAAGTGGACTACGCCAGCGAGTATCGCTATCGCGACCCCATCACCGGACCCGATGAAATCGCGATGCTGATTACCCAGTCGGGCGAAACCGCCGACACCATCGCTGCGCAGCGGGAAGCGAAGGCGAAGGGCTGCAAGACGCTCGCGATCTGCAACGTCGTTGGCGCAATGATCGCCCGCGAAGCCGCCGGCACAATCTACACACACGCTGGCCCGGAAATCGGCGTCGCATCGTCCAAGGCGTTCACTGCCCAACTCACCGCTTTGTTCCTCTTCGCGCTTTACCTGGCCGAAGTTCGCGGCACTATCACGGCGGACCAGGCTCGCGAATACATCGCGGAACTCACGCTTATCCCCGGCAAGTTGGAAACACTGCTGACGCGCGAGGAAGACCTTGAAGATCTGGCGAAGGAGTTCAGTCGCGCCCAGGACTTCCTGTTCCTCGGACGCGGCATTCACTATCCGATCGCGCTTGAAGGCGCGCTCAAGCTGAAAGAAATCTCCTACATTCACGCCGAAGGTTATCCCGCGGGCGAAATGAAGCACGGCCCCAACGCGCTGATCGACGAGAACCTTCCGGTCGTCATCC contains these protein-coding regions:
- the purS gene encoding phosphoribosylformylglycinamidine synthase subunit PurS: MKAYVYVSLKKSVLDPQGKTIQGALTKMGYKGVGDIRQGKYFELTLDGSLERDKARAEIERIAREVLTNPVIEDFRYTIEE
- the rlmB gene encoding 23S rRNA (guanosine(2251)-2'-O)-methyltransferase RlmB, whose amino-acid sequence is MSDVIYGIHSVSEALKSRERNFDYVAVSRDRTDPRVQRIIDDCRASGVSVRFVPREEIDRTTQTSGHQGVMAVTSRKKYADVDQMLENKAGKYAFLLVLDGVEDPHNLGALLRSADGAGVDGVIIPERRAAGVTGAVVKASAGASEHISVARVVNIARTLEELKDRNVWTVGLDERATQSYDEVDYNMDCALVVGAEGKGLHELVRKKCDMLISLPMAGQVSSLNVSVAGGIVMYEVGRQRRTGAKKSKEKK
- the glmS gene encoding glutamine--fructose-6-phosphate transaminase (isomerizing), translated to MCGIVGYVGKKRVVPVILDGLKRLEYRGYDSAGIAVAGNGAGLQIRRAEGKLRNLEEVIRLKPLDGTYGIGHTRWATHGRPTEENAHPHRDCSGKIVVVHNGIVENYMQLKKKLREEGHKFSTETDTEVIAHLVEKYLITDNGDHKVTLEEAVRKTVRQLTGVFALAVIFVDDPNKIVAARNGPPAVIGLGKDEYFVASDVPAILYHTRDLFFLGDGDLAVITPEGVQLTDFDGKSITRQVQHITWDPIMAEKGGFKHFMLKEIYEQPRAVRDTWLGRLSQESGKVFLEEMEITEAEFKQVRNIQIAACGTSWHAALAGKFMIERLAKVPVEVDYASEYRYRDPITGPDEIAMLITQSGETADTIAAQREAKAKGCKTLAICNVVGAMIAREAAGTIYTHAGPEIGVASSKAFTAQLTALFLFALYLAEVRGTITADQAREYIAELTLIPGKLETLLTREEDLEDLAKEFSRAQDFLFLGRGIHYPIALEGALKLKEISYIHAEGYPAGEMKHGPNALIDENLPVVILATKDENDPNSVLRYEKTISNLKEVKARSGRVIAIATEGDEEIRDSADHVIYVPQAPELLLPILEIVPLQLLAYHIAVRRGCDVDQPRNLAKSVTVE
- a CDS encoding thiolase family protein, which gives rise to MQRGAVYIISAVRTPIGKFGGSLAKMTAADMGVVAATAAIERAGVEPAQIEQTIFGNARQAGGGPNPARQISIGSNIPETVPAFTVNMACASGMKAIALGYDEIANGTLQCVLTGGTESMSRLPYYLDGARWGYRLGNQELVDGMYRDGFFCPMSKLLMGETAEVLAQQYAITREEQDKFALCSQQRAEHAINTGRFDEEVVAVTFETKNGVFTLSRDEHPFAGSSLEKLAKLPPVFSETGTISAGNSSGITDGAAAIVLASEGFVREHDLRPLARIVAATSAGVNPRIMGLGPVPAIRKLKEKCGLKLNDFDLVELNEAFAAQVLACDRELHFDHERLNVNGGAIALGHPIGCTGTRITVTLLHEMLKRGSRRGLATLCVSGGLGMALAVESC
- a CDS encoding LytTR family DNA-binding domain-containing protein — its product is MALSVVIVDDEQLARDELAYLLTSVTDVDVVAQGKNGVEAVNIIREFSPDVVFLDVQMPGLDGFGVIKKLLDRKVPMPQIVFTTAFDQYAVKAFEVNVVDYLLKPIDKKRVELAIEKARKNLEPAASPNDKLETLVRMLEQQKPQTSKVLLKAGGRLFLVDQKDICYASIEDGVITVVAHSMEGQSNCRTLEELLASLDPALFWRAHRSYLVNINRIKEVVPWFKSSYQIRMDDRKQTEIPVSRAQTRRLRDLFGL